DNA sequence from the Cupriavidus sp. WKF15 genome:
ACCTCATTCGTGTTTTGGTCCATCACGAGCGCGACGCTCGAGCGCAGGGCAAGCGCGTCTTCGGTATCGCGCAACCCCATGGCTTCACCCAGAGACGGCTTGGCCGGCGTGTAAACGGCACGCACCGGCGCGGCCCGATGCGAGGCCACGACCTGGCGTTTGCCGTTCTTCAGCACGATCACCTTGCGCGAAGAGGCTTCGGCCGTCGTGCTCTTACCACTTGCACTGGTTTTGGACGATTTTGCATGCTTTTTGGCAGGCTTCTCGGCAGATGTCGACTTGGTAGCCGCTTCAACCACGGGGGCGGCCAGCATCGAGGCAGATGCCAGCACGGCAACGGCCATGGCACTCATGGGCGTAAAGCCGAAAATTCTGGAAAAAATGGAATCAGACCGAAACATGATTCATTCAGCGCATCAGGATGGCGCTAGTTTAGGAAATTAAGAATTTGTTAGCAAGATTAAAGACTTACGGACGCAAGTTAAAGTTCGATTTGCAATCATTTCCACATGGCGGAATGATTGATCGAATTGTTGATCCTTCGTCACTTGCGTCATCGCAGACGCCCCACAAGCCACTACACTGCCGAGGCAGTGCCGCAAGCGGCAATCTTCCTTCGTATATCGGCGCGTATCGTTACACATTGATACACCTCTAACTATGAGAGGAAACGCGCAAACCCACTAACTGGTTCACGTTCCGTGCTAAGTCGGTTTTCAATCGCCTCCGGATCCGCATAGCCAAGCGACATCCCGCACACCACCATCTCCTCGCCGGGCAGACGCAGGTGATCGCCAATGATCTTGTGAAACTGCGTGAACGCGGCCTGCGGGCAGGTGTCGAGTCCGCGCGCCCTGGCGGCAACCATGATGCTCTGCAGAAACATGCCGTAGTCGAGCCAGCTACCGAGTTCCATAATCCGGTCGATCGTGAAGATCATGCCGACCGGTGCGTCGAAGAAGCGGAAATTGCGCGCATGCTGTTCATGCATGCGCGCCTTGTCCTCGCGGCTGATCTCAAGCAGGCCGTAGAGATCCCAGCCCACCTTGCGGCGCCGATCCAGGTAGGGGTTCACCCATGAGCGCGGGTAGTACGGATACTCTTCCAGGTACTTGCTGTCGCGCTCGGGGTCTTCATAGGCGGTCAGCAGGTCGGCGCACAGCCGGGCCTTGGCGTCACCCGCCAGCACATAGACGCGCCATGGTTGCGTGTTGGTGC
Encoded proteins:
- a CDS encoding nitroreductase, with the translated sequence MQVAAGAASQQAVDCVDRAILTRRSVRAFLETPVPREMVEEILAVASRAPSGTNTQPWRVYVLAGDAKARLCADLLTAYEDPERDSKYLEEYPYYPRSWVNPYLDRRRKVGWDLYGLLEISREDKARMHEQHARNFRFFDAPVGMIFTIDRIMELGSWLDYGMFLQSIMVAARARGLDTCPQAAFTQFHKIIGDHLRLPGEEMVVCGMSLGYADPEAIENRLSTEREPVSGFARFLS